From a single Theropithecus gelada isolate Dixy unplaced genomic scaffold, Tgel_1.0 HiC_scaffold_15876, whole genome shotgun sequence genomic region:
- the LOC112617083 gene encoding nuclear receptor subfamily 4 group A member 2 isoform X1, translating into MNEERRGELLTMPCVQAQYGSSPQGASPASQSYSYHSSGEYSSDFLTPEFVKFSMDLTNTEITATTSLPSFSTFMDNYSTGYDVKPPCLYQMPLSGQQSSIKVEDIQMHNYQQHSHLPPQSEEMMPHSGSVYYKPSSPPTPTTPGFQVQHSPMWDDPGSLHNFHQNYVATTHMIEQRKTPVSRLSLFSFKQSPPGTPVSSCQMRFDGPLHVPMNPEPASSHHVVDGQTFAVPNPIRKPASMGFPGLQIGHASQLLDTQVPSPPSRGSPSNEGLCAVCGDNAACQHYGVRTCEGCKGFFKRTVQKNAKYVCLANKNCPVDKRRRNRCQYCRFQKCLAVGMVKEVVRTDSLKGRRGRLPSKPKSPQEPSPPSPPVSLISALVRAHVDSNPAMTSLDYSRFQANPDYQMSGDDTQHIQQFYDLLTGSMEIIRGWAEKIPGFADLPKADQDLLFESAFLELFVLRLAYRSNPVEGKLIFCNGVVLHRLQCVRGFGEWIDSIVEFSSNLQNMNIDISAFSCIAALAMVTERHGLKEPKRVEELQNKIVNCLKDHVTFNNGGLNRPNYLSKLLGKLPELRTLCTQGLQRIFYLKLEDLVPPPAIIDKLFLDTLPF; encoded by the exons CCATGCCTTGTGTTCAGGCGCAGTATGGGTCCTCGCCTCAAGGAGCCAGCCCCGCTTCTCAGAGCTACAGTTACCACTCTTCGGGAGAATACAGCTCCGATTTCTTAACTCCAGAGTTTGTCAAGTTTAGCATGGACCTCACCAACACTGAAATCACTGCCACCACTTCTCTCCCCAGCTTCAGTACCTTTATGGACAACTACAGCACAGGCTACGACGTCAAGCCACCTTGCTTGTACCAAATGCCCCTGTCCGGACAGCAGTCCTCCATTAAGGTAGAAGACATTCAGATGCACAACTACCAGCAACACAGCCATCTGCCCCCCCAGTCTGAGGAGATGATGCCGCACTCCGGTTCGGTTTACTACAAGCCCTCCTCGCCCCCGACGCCCACCACCCCGGGCTTCCAGGTGCAGCACAGCCCCATGTGGGACGACCCGGGGTCTCTCCACAACTTCCACCAGAACTACGTGGCCACTACGCACATGATCGAGCAGAGGAAAACGCCAGTTTCCcgcctctccctcttctcctttaAGCAATCGCCCCCTGGCACCCCGGTGTCTAGTTGCCAGATGCGCTTCGACGGGCCCCTGCACGTCCCCATGAACCCGGAGCCCGCCAGCAGCCACCACGTGGTGGACGGGCAGACCTTTGCTGTACCCAACCCCATTCGCAAGCCCGCGTCCATGGGCTTCCCGGGCCTGCAGATCGGCCACGCGTCGCAGCTGCTCGACACGCAGGTGCCCTCGCCGCCGTCGCGGGGCTCCCCCTCCAACGAGGGGCTGTGCGCTGTGTGTGGGGACAACGCGGCCTGCCAACACTACGGCGTGCGCACCTGTGAGGGCTGCAAAGGCTTCTTTAAG CGCACAgtgcaaaaaaatgcaaaatatgtgtgtttagcaaataaaaactgCCCAGTGGACAAGCGTCGCCGGAATCGCTGTCAGTACTGCCGATTTCAGAAGTGCCTGGCTGTTGGGATGGTCAAAGAAG TGGTTCGCACAGACAGTTTAAAAGGCCGGAGAGGTCGTTTGCCCTCGAAACCGAAGAGCCCACAGGAGCCCTCTCCCCCTTCGCCCCCGGTGAGTCTGATCAGTGCCCTCGTCAGGGCCCATGTCGACTCCAACCCGGCTATGACCAGCCTGGACTATTCCAGG TTCCAGGCGAACCCTGACTATCAGATGAGTGGAGATGACACCCAGCATATCCAGCAATTCTATGATCTCCTGACTGGCTCCATGGAGATCATCCGGGGCTGGGCGGAGAAGATCCCTGGCTTCGCAGACCTGCCCAAAGCCGACCAGGACCTGCTTTTTGAATCAGCTTTCTTAGAACTGTTTGTCCTTCGATTAGCATACAG GTCCAACCCAGTGGAGGGTAAACTCATCTTTTGCAATGGGGTGGTCTTGCACAGGTTGCAATGCGTTCGTGGCTTTGGGGAATGGATTGATTCCATTGTTGAATTCTCCTCCAACTTGCAGAATATGAACATCGACATTTCTGCCTTCTCCTGCATTGCTGCCCTGGCTATGGTCACAG agagaCACGGGCTCAAGGAACCCAAGAGAGTGGAAGAACTGCAAAACAAGATTGTAAATTGTCTCAAAGACCATGTGACTTTCAACAATGGGGGGTTGAACCGCCCCAATTATTTGTCCAAACTGTTGGGGAAGCTCCCAGAACTTCGTACCCTTTGCACACAGGGGCTACAGCGCATTTTCTACCTGAAATTGGAAGACTTGGTGCCACCGCCAGCAATAATTGACAAACTTTTCCTGGACACTTTACCTTTCTAA
- the LOC112617083 gene encoding nuclear receptor subfamily 4 group A member 2 isoform X2: protein MPCVQAQYGSSPQGASPASQSYSYHSSGEYSSDFLTPEFVKFSMDLTNTEITATTSLPSFSTFMDNYSTGYDVKPPCLYQMPLSGQQSSIKVEDIQMHNYQQHSHLPPQSEEMMPHSGSVYYKPSSPPTPTTPGFQVQHSPMWDDPGSLHNFHQNYVATTHMIEQRKTPVSRLSLFSFKQSPPGTPVSSCQMRFDGPLHVPMNPEPASSHHVVDGQTFAVPNPIRKPASMGFPGLQIGHASQLLDTQVPSPPSRGSPSNEGLCAVCGDNAACQHYGVRTCEGCKGFFKRTVQKNAKYVCLANKNCPVDKRRRNRCQYCRFQKCLAVGMVKEVVRTDSLKGRRGRLPSKPKSPQEPSPPSPPVSLISALVRAHVDSNPAMTSLDYSRFQANPDYQMSGDDTQHIQQFYDLLTGSMEIIRGWAEKIPGFADLPKADQDLLFESAFLELFVLRLAYRSNPVEGKLIFCNGVVLHRLQCVRGFGEWIDSIVEFSSNLQNMNIDISAFSCIAALAMVTERHGLKEPKRVEELQNKIVNCLKDHVTFNNGGLNRPNYLSKLLGKLPELRTLCTQGLQRIFYLKLEDLVPPPAIIDKLFLDTLPF, encoded by the exons ATGCCTTGTGTTCAGGCGCAGTATGGGTCCTCGCCTCAAGGAGCCAGCCCCGCTTCTCAGAGCTACAGTTACCACTCTTCGGGAGAATACAGCTCCGATTTCTTAACTCCAGAGTTTGTCAAGTTTAGCATGGACCTCACCAACACTGAAATCACTGCCACCACTTCTCTCCCCAGCTTCAGTACCTTTATGGACAACTACAGCACAGGCTACGACGTCAAGCCACCTTGCTTGTACCAAATGCCCCTGTCCGGACAGCAGTCCTCCATTAAGGTAGAAGACATTCAGATGCACAACTACCAGCAACACAGCCATCTGCCCCCCCAGTCTGAGGAGATGATGCCGCACTCCGGTTCGGTTTACTACAAGCCCTCCTCGCCCCCGACGCCCACCACCCCGGGCTTCCAGGTGCAGCACAGCCCCATGTGGGACGACCCGGGGTCTCTCCACAACTTCCACCAGAACTACGTGGCCACTACGCACATGATCGAGCAGAGGAAAACGCCAGTTTCCcgcctctccctcttctcctttaAGCAATCGCCCCCTGGCACCCCGGTGTCTAGTTGCCAGATGCGCTTCGACGGGCCCCTGCACGTCCCCATGAACCCGGAGCCCGCCAGCAGCCACCACGTGGTGGACGGGCAGACCTTTGCTGTACCCAACCCCATTCGCAAGCCCGCGTCCATGGGCTTCCCGGGCCTGCAGATCGGCCACGCGTCGCAGCTGCTCGACACGCAGGTGCCCTCGCCGCCGTCGCGGGGCTCCCCCTCCAACGAGGGGCTGTGCGCTGTGTGTGGGGACAACGCGGCCTGCCAACACTACGGCGTGCGCACCTGTGAGGGCTGCAAAGGCTTCTTTAAG CGCACAgtgcaaaaaaatgcaaaatatgtgtgtttagcaaataaaaactgCCCAGTGGACAAGCGTCGCCGGAATCGCTGTCAGTACTGCCGATTTCAGAAGTGCCTGGCTGTTGGGATGGTCAAAGAAG TGGTTCGCACAGACAGTTTAAAAGGCCGGAGAGGTCGTTTGCCCTCGAAACCGAAGAGCCCACAGGAGCCCTCTCCCCCTTCGCCCCCGGTGAGTCTGATCAGTGCCCTCGTCAGGGCCCATGTCGACTCCAACCCGGCTATGACCAGCCTGGACTATTCCAGG TTCCAGGCGAACCCTGACTATCAGATGAGTGGAGATGACACCCAGCATATCCAGCAATTCTATGATCTCCTGACTGGCTCCATGGAGATCATCCGGGGCTGGGCGGAGAAGATCCCTGGCTTCGCAGACCTGCCCAAAGCCGACCAGGACCTGCTTTTTGAATCAGCTTTCTTAGAACTGTTTGTCCTTCGATTAGCATACAG GTCCAACCCAGTGGAGGGTAAACTCATCTTTTGCAATGGGGTGGTCTTGCACAGGTTGCAATGCGTTCGTGGCTTTGGGGAATGGATTGATTCCATTGTTGAATTCTCCTCCAACTTGCAGAATATGAACATCGACATTTCTGCCTTCTCCTGCATTGCTGCCCTGGCTATGGTCACAG agagaCACGGGCTCAAGGAACCCAAGAGAGTGGAAGAACTGCAAAACAAGATTGTAAATTGTCTCAAAGACCATGTGACTTTCAACAATGGGGGGTTGAACCGCCCCAATTATTTGTCCAAACTGTTGGGGAAGCTCCCAGAACTTCGTACCCTTTGCACACAGGGGCTACAGCGCATTTTCTACCTGAAATTGGAAGACTTGGTGCCACCGCCAGCAATAATTGACAAACTTTTCCTGGACACTTTACCTTTCTAA
- the LOC112617083 gene encoding nuclear receptor subfamily 4 group A member 2 isoform X3 — translation MDNYSTGYDVKPPCLYQMPLSGQQSSIKVEDIQMHNYQQHSHLPPQSEEMMPHSGSVYYKPSSPPTPTTPGFQVQHSPMWDDPGSLHNFHQNYVATTHMIEQRKTPVSRLSLFSFKQSPPGTPVSSCQMRFDGPLHVPMNPEPASSHHVVDGQTFAVPNPIRKPASMGFPGLQIGHASQLLDTQVPSPPSRGSPSNEGLCAVCGDNAACQHYGVRTCEGCKGFFKRTVQKNAKYVCLANKNCPVDKRRRNRCQYCRFQKCLAVGMVKEVVRTDSLKGRRGRLPSKPKSPQEPSPPSPPVSLISALVRAHVDSNPAMTSLDYSRFQANPDYQMSGDDTQHIQQFYDLLTGSMEIIRGWAEKIPGFADLPKADQDLLFESAFLELFVLRLAYRSNPVEGKLIFCNGVVLHRLQCVRGFGEWIDSIVEFSSNLQNMNIDISAFSCIAALAMVTERHGLKEPKRVEELQNKIVNCLKDHVTFNNGGLNRPNYLSKLLGKLPELRTLCTQGLQRIFYLKLEDLVPPPAIIDKLFLDTLPF, via the exons ATGGACAACTACAGCACAGGCTACGACGTCAAGCCACCTTGCTTGTACCAAATGCCCCTGTCCGGACAGCAGTCCTCCATTAAGGTAGAAGACATTCAGATGCACAACTACCAGCAACACAGCCATCTGCCCCCCCAGTCTGAGGAGATGATGCCGCACTCCGGTTCGGTTTACTACAAGCCCTCCTCGCCCCCGACGCCCACCACCCCGGGCTTCCAGGTGCAGCACAGCCCCATGTGGGACGACCCGGGGTCTCTCCACAACTTCCACCAGAACTACGTGGCCACTACGCACATGATCGAGCAGAGGAAAACGCCAGTTTCCcgcctctccctcttctcctttaAGCAATCGCCCCCTGGCACCCCGGTGTCTAGTTGCCAGATGCGCTTCGACGGGCCCCTGCACGTCCCCATGAACCCGGAGCCCGCCAGCAGCCACCACGTGGTGGACGGGCAGACCTTTGCTGTACCCAACCCCATTCGCAAGCCCGCGTCCATGGGCTTCCCGGGCCTGCAGATCGGCCACGCGTCGCAGCTGCTCGACACGCAGGTGCCCTCGCCGCCGTCGCGGGGCTCCCCCTCCAACGAGGGGCTGTGCGCTGTGTGTGGGGACAACGCGGCCTGCCAACACTACGGCGTGCGCACCTGTGAGGGCTGCAAAGGCTTCTTTAAG CGCACAgtgcaaaaaaatgcaaaatatgtgtgtttagcaaataaaaactgCCCAGTGGACAAGCGTCGCCGGAATCGCTGTCAGTACTGCCGATTTCAGAAGTGCCTGGCTGTTGGGATGGTCAAAGAAG TGGTTCGCACAGACAGTTTAAAAGGCCGGAGAGGTCGTTTGCCCTCGAAACCGAAGAGCCCACAGGAGCCCTCTCCCCCTTCGCCCCCGGTGAGTCTGATCAGTGCCCTCGTCAGGGCCCATGTCGACTCCAACCCGGCTATGACCAGCCTGGACTATTCCAGG TTCCAGGCGAACCCTGACTATCAGATGAGTGGAGATGACACCCAGCATATCCAGCAATTCTATGATCTCCTGACTGGCTCCATGGAGATCATCCGGGGCTGGGCGGAGAAGATCCCTGGCTTCGCAGACCTGCCCAAAGCCGACCAGGACCTGCTTTTTGAATCAGCTTTCTTAGAACTGTTTGTCCTTCGATTAGCATACAG GTCCAACCCAGTGGAGGGTAAACTCATCTTTTGCAATGGGGTGGTCTTGCACAGGTTGCAATGCGTTCGTGGCTTTGGGGAATGGATTGATTCCATTGTTGAATTCTCCTCCAACTTGCAGAATATGAACATCGACATTTCTGCCTTCTCCTGCATTGCTGCCCTGGCTATGGTCACAG agagaCACGGGCTCAAGGAACCCAAGAGAGTGGAAGAACTGCAAAACAAGATTGTAAATTGTCTCAAAGACCATGTGACTTTCAACAATGGGGGGTTGAACCGCCCCAATTATTTGTCCAAACTGTTGGGGAAGCTCCCAGAACTTCGTACCCTTTGCACACAGGGGCTACAGCGCATTTTCTACCTGAAATTGGAAGACTTGGTGCCACCGCCAGCAATAATTGACAAACTTTTCCTGGACACTTTACCTTTCTAA